From the genome of Leptotrichia sp. HSP-342:
GCACCTTCGCCGCCTCTGGAAAGAATAACATTTTTTACACCTTTGTCCAAAAAGAATTTACATTTTTCCACAATTTCAGCTTTTGTTTCCAATTTTTCGTTAAACATTTCCCTTAGTTCGTGAATGTTTGGTTTTACAAAAAGGTTGTTGTGAATATTGTCCTGCAGTAAGTTTCCTCTTGTGTCAAGCACAATTTCCACATTGGCTTTTACATTTTCAGATAATTCTTTGTAAATTTTGCTACTAACTGAAGCAGGGATACTTCCTGAAAGTACAAGAATATCTTCATCTTTCAAATCAGAAATTTTACTAGTCAGTTCCTGCAATTTTTCAGATGTAATTTCTGGTGAAACTCCCGTAAGTTCGGTTTCCTTGTCGTTACCATTAACTTTTACATTAATTCTAGTATTTCCTTCAAGTTCTACAAATTCAGATTTAATGTTATCTTTTTGCAAATCTCTAATAATAAAATCTCCAACAAATCCAGCCACAAAGCCAATTGCTGTAGATTCCACATCCAGATTTTTCAATACTTTTGAAACATTAATTCCTTTTCCACCAGCTCTGTAATTAACTTCATGAGCAAGGTTTAAATGTTCAGCCTGTAAATCATCTTTCAGATACATGTCATAGTCCAATGCTGGATTCAATGTCAATGTGTAAATCATCGTTTTCCTCCTTAAAATTAAATTTTTAATATCTTATTTTTTACTATATATTTATATCATTTGCCAGTTTAAAAGTCAAATAAAATAATAATATTTTTTTTATTCAAATAATTGTTTTTCGTGATGTATTTCTAGAGTTATGTATAATAATTTTTTCATAAAATTTTAAATTTATCCAGATTTTGTTAGCATAATTCTAAAAAAATCTAAAAATAAATTCTGCATAAGAAAATCATAAATTATAAAAAATTAAAAATTTGAAAAAAATTAAAGATATGATTGCTGTTATTTGATGGTGCGAGTGACGGGAGTCGAACCCGTACGGCTACTGCCACTACCCTCTGAAAATAGCATGTCTACCAATTCCATCACACTCGCAAAATCTAATAGCTTTAGAATTGTAAAAAAATAAGTAATTTTGTTTTAAAATAAAAATGGTGCGAATGATGGGACTTGAACCCATACGGCTAAAAGCCACTACCCCCTCAAGATAGCGTGTCTACCAATTCCACCACACTCGCATTTTTAGTTTACATTTATTATACACAGAAAAGCTATAATTGTCAAATTAAACTGCTTGATTATTTTGATTTCTAGATAAGTTTTTAAATAACAAAAAGATTTGTAAATAAAATAAAGAAATAAGTTAAGATATGATAAAGGATAATTTGAATAGGAAATTAAAATGCCTAATTTAAAAAATACGTTTTTTAGGTTGAAATAATATTTATAGATTATTATTTTTTATTTATAAATTTTTATTGACATTTTTGAAAAAAGTGCTATGATAAAAATATATAAAGGAATTTTTTAAAATTCTGAATTTTAAATGAGGAGGACAGCTATGATGAACGAAAAATTGGAAAAAATGAGAAATGGAAAAGGATTTATTGCAGCACTAGATCAAAGTGGAGGAAGCACTCCGAAAGCATTGAAATTATATGGAATTGATGAAAATGAATATTCAAATGATGCAGAGATGTTTGATTTGATTCATAAAATGAGAACTAGAATTATAAAGAGTCCAGCTTTTAATGATACAAAAATTTTAGGTGCTATTTTATTTGAGCAAACTATGGATAGAAAAATCGATGGAAAATATACAGCGGATTTCTTGTGGGAAGAAAAAGGAGTCTTGCCATTCTTAAAAGTTGACAAAGGACTTGAAGAATTAGAAAATGGTGTTCAAACAATGAAACCAATGCCAGAATTGGATGAACTTTTGAAAAGAGCAAACGATAGACATATTTTTGGGACAAAAATGCGTTCTGTTATAAAAAAGGCATCACAAACAGGAATTGAAAAAGTTGTAGATCAGCAATTTGACCTTGCAAATAAGATTATTGCAGCAGGACTTGTTCCAATAATTGAACCAGAAGTAGATATTCATAATACTGATAAAGCAGAATGTGAAACAATATTAAAGAACGAAATCAAAAAGCATCTTGATAAATTGCCTGAAACTTCAAATGTTATGTTAAAAGTAACATTGCCAACAGTTGAAAACTTTTATGAAGATTTGACAAAACATCCAAGAGTTGTAAGAGTAGTAGCATTATCAGGAGGTTACCCAAGAGAAAAAGCAAATGAAATTCTTTCAAAAAATAAAAGAATAATCGCAAGTTTCTCAAGAGCATTAACTGAAGGATTGTCAGCACAGCAAAGTGACGAAGAATTTAACAAAACTTTAGAAGCAACAATCGAAGGAATCTACGAAGCTTCAGTAAAATAATTTTTTACAAAAAATAAATTGAATATAAGAACTGGCTTGTTTTAAGAAAGATGAGTCAGTTTTTATTTTTGGAAATTGTATTGCTAAAATATTGTAAAAATTATATAATAAAGTTGATTTATTTAAATTAAATTTATTCTTTATAATTGTCAATTAAGTTAATTTCTAAATTTTTTTTATATTTTTTTGTTAATAACAGTTTTTACTATTTTTACTTATGTTTTTTCTCTTTATATTTTTGCAGGATTGCTCATTGCCGCAAATCCTTATCTTGCAGTAAAGGTTTATCCTGATAATTAAAATTGTGGCAAGATTGCTACGCAATACCTATGGCTAGACTCCGACTTTTATTTGTCCAACTCCAAAACTCTTCCTTACAGTCGTAGTTGAACAAATAAAAGCTCCGTCGAAAAGTTAAAAAAGTTTACTTGATTATAATTTAAACTTTTTTAATGAAAATTAATCAAAATTTGTTAAAAATAATATTTGTTATAAATTTCCGAGATTTTTGTTTTAGTTAAATTAACCATTATAATTAAACTAAAAAATGCTTAGACGAGCCAGGGTTGCAAGGGAAATGGCGATTGATTTCCCTTGCTTTAAAGAAATAAAAAAACATAAAAATAAAGGAAAAAACTATTATTAACAAAAAACTCTAAAAAAAATTTAAAAAATAACTTAATTGAATGTCTAGGAATAAATTTATATAATTCATTAAAAAGAAAGGAAAAATTATGATTTTTTTAGATAAGGCTATTTTGTACTTAACGCAAAATATTGAAAAACCACGTGAAATAATTGAAGAAGAACTTGAATTTGTAATAAAGCAAAGTATTTTGAACTATTTAGTGAATGAAAAAGGAATAGATATTAGTGAACTTTCTGATTTGAATGTGACACTTGTTATAGATTTTGAAGATGATTTGACTAACAATCGGAAAAAAATGGTTGTGGAAGAATACATGTTTGAAGTAAATCATAAAAATAATCCACTGGTTCGTACTTTTAGACTTGGAACTGACAATGAGCATTATGTCCAAAGTGATTTAAAGGAACTGGAAAATGAAATTGATATGTTTGAAAACGGAATTGGAGTTTCAAAAAATAAAGGGGAATAATCCCCCCTTTTTTATTGTACATATACTCCAAAATCTTTATTGTCCACAAGAATTTCAATATTCTTCTTTTTGTTTAACTCTGGATAAATTTCTGTCAAAAACCATTTTACAAGTTCTTCATCCCGCTCCACTTTTGTATCATTATTCACAAATACACTTAAGGCTATTTCATCAAAATACTCCTGAGCAAGTTCTATATCTCGTAAAATCATTTCTTTTGTCTGACCTTTTATACAAATCATAAAAAGTCCCATCTTATATTCTTTTTTTATTTTTTCCAAAACTTTATCATTTGTAATAAAATTTTTGGTAAGCACTTTTGTTCTAAATTCATTATCAAAAGTTTCCATTCCAATAGCAAACCGTACTTCCTGCTCATTAAAATATTCCCTAATTTCATTAAGTCTGTTTATATACCCAAAATACGCTTCAAAATACAATATTTTTATATTTTTCTCACTGCAAACTTCCTTAATTTTAGAAAGTGTAAAATCGTTCAGTTCAAAAACAGAGCCAGAGTTTATAACCTGTAAAACTCCTTTTTCACCAGTAATCTGATTAATCGCCTCCAAATTTACTCTGTTCATTTCCTCTTCATCATCTGTATTATCCAAAATATAATTACAAAATGCACATTTTCCATATGCACAGCTGAATCCTTTTAAAAGCACTATTTCTCTAGGATTTTTTTCTTTTATTACACTATATCTTATCATCTTTATTCCTTTTCTTATTATTCTTCACTTACTTTTCCATTATTTTTCCAAATTGTTGCAATATATACGAATGGCGTATCTAATAATGCAATTACTACTTTTAGAAAATAAGTTGAAAATATAATTACAATTATTTCTTTCATTGAATAAACTCCTAAGAATGCCATAAACGAGAATACTATATTATCAAGTATTTGACTTAACATAGTGCTTGCATTATTTCTAATCCAAATATCTTTAAAGTCTGGACGCAATTTTCTGATTGCCTGATAAGACCAGATGTCAAATGCCTGTGAAGCTGCAAATCCAGTTACGCTCGCAACTGCTAATCTCGGCATAAACCCGAATACTTGACTTAAAGCCCCTTGCATAGTGTCAGACGGTGCTACCTGTATTTTTAGGACAATTTGCATAATAAAAGTTGTAAACAGCATTGAGGCAAATCCTAGTGAAACTACTTTTCTAGCATACTTCTTCCCTTCATTTTCAGAAAGGATATCTGATGCTAAATAAATCCCACCGAATGCAATATTTCCCATTGTCGTATCCACACCAAACAAGGTCATCATCTTCCCAACCTGAATATTTGCGATAACTATTGAAAGTGGTACAATTGAAAGCAATCCTGCCTTTCCCCAAAATCTATAAGCCAAGATAACCGCTGTAAAATTAAGTAACAAATATCCTAACCACATTAATTCATTTACTCCAAACTGAAAGTTTCTAAAAAATTCCAAAATTTTCCTCCTTATAATTTTTATTTTTTATTTAATTAAATTTTCCCTATTTTTTTAGACAAATAAAAAACACACACTATCCTTTTGAATAATATGTGTTTCCAAAAGGTTTTTTTTAGAGATGGATTTTCCCAAACATCTGAATTAATTTTTAATTTATTATTTAACTAGCATAACTGT
Proteins encoded in this window:
- a CDS encoding radical SAM protein, with protein sequence MIRYSVIKEKNPREIVLLKGFSCAYGKCAFCNYILDNTDDEEEMNRVNLEAINQITGEKGVLQVINSGSVFELNDFTLSKIKEVCSEKNIKILYFEAYFGYINRLNEIREYFNEQEVRFAIGMETFDNEFRTKVLTKNFITNDKVLEKIKKEYKMGLFMICIKGQTKEMILRDIELAQEYFDEIALSVFVNNDTKVERDEELVKWFLTEIYPELNKKKNIEILVDNKDFGVYVQ
- a CDS encoding queuosine precursor transporter, which encodes MEFFRNFQFGVNELMWLGYLLLNFTAVILAYRFWGKAGLLSIVPLSIVIANIQVGKMMTLFGVDTTMGNIAFGGIYLASDILSENEGKKYARKVVSLGFASMLFTTFIMQIVLKIQVAPSDTMQGALSQVFGFMPRLAVASVTGFAASQAFDIWSYQAIRKLRPDFKDIWIRNNASTMLSQILDNIVFSFMAFLGVYSMKEIIVIIFSTYFLKVVIALLDTPFVYIATIWKNNGKVSEE
- the pfkB gene encoding 1-phosphofructokinase, which produces MIYTLTLNPALDYDMYLKDDLQAEHLNLAHEVNYRAGGKGINVSKVLKNLDVESTAIGFVAGFVGDFIIRDLQKDNIKSEFVELEGNTRINVKVNGNDKETELTGVSPEITSEKLQELTSKISDLKDEDILVLSGSIPASVSSKIYKELSENVKANVEIVLDTRGNLLQDNIHNNLFVKPNIHELREMFNEKLETKAEIVEKCKFFLDKGVKNVILSRGGEGALLLNKDFVLEASVPKGQLINSIGAGDSMVAGFIAGFVKGLSPEDSFRLAVASGSATAYSYGLAEKDLVNKLYSEIEITKETF
- a CDS encoding fructose bisphosphate aldolase, which codes for MNEKLEKMRNGKGFIAALDQSGGSTPKALKLYGIDENEYSNDAEMFDLIHKMRTRIIKSPAFNDTKILGAILFEQTMDRKIDGKYTADFLWEEKGVLPFLKVDKGLEELENGVQTMKPMPELDELLKRANDRHIFGTKMRSVIKKASQTGIEKVVDQQFDLANKIIAAGLVPIIEPEVDIHNTDKAECETILKNEIKKHLDKLPETSNVMLKVTLPTVENFYEDLTKHPRVVRVVALSGGYPREKANEILSKNKRIIASFSRALTEGLSAQQSDEEFNKTLEATIEGIYEASVK